Sequence from the Egibacter rhizosphaerae genome:
CTCCCGCGGGGATGGCCCACCGGCCCGTTGGGCGAGGATCCACTCGTGCAGCCCACCGAGGCCCGGGAGCTGGTAGCTCCAGAAGCCCTGGACCGCCCGGCGCACCTGCACCGGATTCTCGACCTCGGACAGCAGAGCCACGATCGCGCGGCGGGTGTTGTCGAAGACGACCTCCAGCAGCTGTCGCTCCAGTGGGCCCGGTTCGGCCCCATCCGCCCGCAGGCGATCGATCGCGAGGCCCACGAGCCGCTCGACGAACCGCTCCCCGTACCCCTCGAACCGCGTCCCGCCGGCACGATCCAGCAGGATCACGACCTCGAGGCGGTGGGCGATCCAGAAGGCCAGCAACTGCTCAGCTTCCGGGCCGGGCGTCCCCCCCTCATCCGTCGGCAGCAACAGGGCACTCACACGCTGCTCGATCAGCGCATCGTGCTGTCGTGCGACCTCCTCGGGGACCACCGTCTCGAAGAGCTCGCGCTTGCCGTCGGGGTAGTAGCGGTAGAGGTTGGCGGGTGCCATGTCCGCCGCGGCGGCGATCGACGCCATCGACGTGTGTCCGAAACCGGTGGAGGCGAAGCACCGCAGCGCAGCGCTCTGGATGCGCGCGTCGACCTCGGGTTTGCGGACCTGCGGCATCAGCGGTCACCCGACCCGTTGGCCGGCCGACGGTCACGCCACGGCCGGGCCGTCTCCAGCTGGTACGCCAGTCGCAACAGCAGCGCATCGTCGCCGGGCCGAGCCGCGACGTGGACGCCGATCGGCAGGCCGTCCGGCGACCAGGACAAGGGCACCGACATGGCCGGGCAGCCCGCGATGTTGTGAATCGGGGTGTAGCCCACCGCCCGTTCGGTCCGCGCGACCAGGGTCTCGTAGGGCAATGTCGGCGCCAGGTAGCCCACCGGCCACGGGGGGATCGCCATCGTCGGCGTCACGACGACGTCGGCGTCGTCGAAGACCGAGCGGTACGCCGAGCCCGCCTCGCCGAGCACTCGGTCCGCCCAGTCCGAGGCGTCGGCCGGCAGACCCCGGTACCGGTCGAGCAGCTCCAGCGTGAAGGGCTCGAGCTCGTCGGAGCCGACCTCGCGTCCCAGCATCGGCGCCATCATCGTCGCGACCTGGTCGACC
This genomic interval carries:
- a CDS encoding TetR family transcriptional regulator — its product is MPQVRKPEVDARIQSAALRCFASTGFGHTSMASIAAAADMAPANLYRYYPDGKRELFETVVPEEVARQHDALIEQRVSALLLPTDEGGTPGPEAEQLLAFWIAHRLEVVILLDRAGGTRFEGYGERFVERLVGLAIDRLRADGAEPGPLERQLLEVVFDNTRRAIVALLSEVENPVQVRRAVQGFWSYQLPGLGGLHEWILAQRAGGPSPREGGDHLQREDGGAKAAGKR